The sequence below is a genomic window from Pseudomonas cannabina.
CTGTTTGAGCGAATCGCCAAACTGCAAACTGCGCAAACCCGCTGTGTTGGGTGAGCTGATGTTGATGGTGACGTAGCTGGCGTGCGCGTAAACCTTGTCCAGGCAGATCAGGTAATCATCCACCGCGCGCTCGACCGGCGTGTCGAAGTTCTTGCCGATATTGATGCCCAGAATGCCACGGTACCTGGCCGCCTGAACCCTCGACACCAGATTGTCGACACCCAGGTTGTTGAAACCCATGCGGTTGATGATCGCCTCGGCATGCGGCAGGCGAAAGATTCGCGGCTTGGGATTGCCCGGCTGCGGACGCGGCGTCACAGTGCCGATCTCGACGAAGCCGAAACCCAGCTGCGCAAAACCGTCGATGGCTGCGCCGTTCTTGTCCAGACCGGCCGCCAGGCCCACCGGGTTCGGAAACTCCAGGCCCATGACGCTGACCGGCAGGTTCGCCGGTGACTTGCTCAGCAGGCCGTTGAGCCCCAGCCGCCCGCCTGCGCCGATCAGGTCCAGCGACAGGTCGTGCGAGGTTTCCGGGGATAGTTTGAACAGTAACTGGCGGGCCAGGTTATACATGGCGGAATGGGCTCGTGAGCAGCTGAATTCAGGGTGGCGATTATAGACGTGTGCGGGCGGCGCAGGCGAGGTGCGCGATAAACTTCTTGTCATGTGACGCTGGCATATGCCTTGCTTGAATCAGCGGCAGGCACTCGCTGCGACGAAGGAGCAGTGCATCGACAATGGCGTCGCTTCAGCCCCTTGCATTGGCATCGGGTCGGGCGACGCCTTTTTTTTGGATGGGCCTTTTATGAAGTGCGCGGTATGACTGAAAGAACCAGCAATGCTCTGGACTGGGTAACCGGCAGCGACGCGCCGGAAATGAACAGCCTCGACATCGGCTTCATGGCGTTGACCGACTGCGCCCCGCTGGTCGTCGCCGCGACACAAGGTTTTGCCCAGCCTTACGGGCTGAGCCTCAACCTCAAGCGCCAGACCTCATGGGCCGGGCTGCGCGACAGGCTGGTCAGCGGGCAGTTACACGCGGCACACAGCCTGTACGGCCTGATCTACGCCGTAGAACTGGGGATCGGCGGCGGCCCGGCGACTGATATGGCGATCCTGATGGGCCTCAATCAGAACGGACAGTGCATCAATCTGTCCCGCGAATTGCAGCAAGCGGGGGTGATCACTCCTGAGGCGCTCGACCACCGCGCGCACCAAAACGGCACAAGGCTGACCTTCGCGCAGACATTTCCGACTGGCAACCACGCCATGTGGCTGTATTACTGGCTCGCTAGCCAGGGTATCCACCCGCTCGACGACGTGAACAGTGTCGTGGTGCCGCCCACGCAAATGGCGCAACACCTGCGGGCCGGGCGCATCGACGGTTTTTGTGTCGGTGAGCCATGGGGCGCCAGCGCAGTGCAGCAACAACTGGGGTTCACGATGGCCACTAGTCAGGCGATCTGGCCGGACCATCCGGGCAAGGTGCTCGGCTGCACGCGCGAATTCGTCGAGCGCAATCCCAATACGGCAAGGGCGCTGATCATGGCAGTGCTGGAAGCCAGCCGCTTCATCGAGCAGAACCCGCACAATCTTTACAGCACGGCGCAATTGCTCAGCAGCGCAGATTATCTGGACACTTCGCTGGACTGCATCGAGCCGCGCCTGCTTGGCCATTACAGTGACGGCCTGGGCAATCATTGGCAGGACCCGCACCCCGTCAGGTTCCACAATCAAGGCCAGGTCAATTACCCATGGCTGTCCGATGGCATGTGGTTCATGACCCAGTTCCGCCGTTGGGGCCTGTTGCGCGAAGACCCGGACTACCTGACCGTCGCCAGCCGCGTCCAGCAACTGGCACTGTACCGTCAGGCGGCCACTGCGCTGGGCATCGACGTGCCGGCTGGCAACCTGCGCAGCAGTCAGTTGATCGACGGCAAAGTGTGGGATGGCAGCGATCCGGCCGGTTATGCACGCAGCTTCAAACTTCACTCGCTGGCCGATTCCGCGCCAGCGGTTGCCAGTCGTTGACGGAGAACGTGAGCATGCTGCGTATTCTGCTGATCAACGACACAGCCCGAAAAGTCGGCCGTCTCAAATCTGCACTG
It includes:
- a CDS encoding quinone-dependent dihydroorotate dehydrogenase; the protein is MYNLARQLLFKLSPETSHDLSLDLIGAGGRLGLNGLLSKSPANLPVSVMGLEFPNPVGLAAGLDKNGAAIDGFAQLGFGFVEIGTVTPRPQPGNPKPRIFRLPHAEAIINRMGFNNLGVDNLVSRVQAARYRGILGINIGKNFDTPVERAVDDYLICLDKVYAHASYVTINISSPNTAGLRSLQFGDSLKQLLEALSLRQQELTQVHGKRVPLAIKIAPDMTDEETVLVAAALIESGMDAVIATNTTLSRQGVDGLPHADQAGGLSGAPVREKSTHIVKVLAGELAGRMPIIAAGGITEGRHAAEKIAAGASLVQIYSGFIYKGPALIRQSVDAIAAMPRTAG
- a CDS encoding CmpA/NrtA family ABC transporter substrate-binding protein, which produces MTERTSNALDWVTGSDAPEMNSLDIGFMALTDCAPLVVAATQGFAQPYGLSLNLKRQTSWAGLRDRLVSGQLHAAHSLYGLIYAVELGIGGGPATDMAILMGLNQNGQCINLSRELQQAGVITPEALDHRAHQNGTRLTFAQTFPTGNHAMWLYYWLASQGIHPLDDVNSVVVPPTQMAQHLRAGRIDGFCVGEPWGASAVQQQLGFTMATSQAIWPDHPGKVLGCTREFVERNPNTARALIMAVLEASRFIEQNPHNLYSTAQLLSSADYLDTSLDCIEPRLLGHYSDGLGNHWQDPHPVRFHNQGQVNYPWLSDGMWFMTQFRRWGLLREDPDYLTVASRVQQLALYRQAATALGIDVPAGNLRSSQLIDGKVWDGSDPAGYARSFKLHSLADSAPAVASR